One Myripristis murdjan chromosome 18, fMyrMur1.1, whole genome shotgun sequence DNA window includes the following coding sequences:
- the LOC115376590 gene encoding uncharacterized protein LOC115376590, whose product MFGFYLLLVPLIRAYDVKPCSLLYANLGDNVTIPCFCPASTNHVSWYKQAAGGNPQIISYSYFGDKNNFQPPFKDSRRFSVDSGKGFYHLKLFDIQQSDSATYYCARTIIAVTEFGNGTFLALKEPSHTTFLQPPVAQSVRPGDSVTVNCTVPAALCDGPHSMYWFRHDAGDSHLEIIHTNNERCGRCERSFDSECPGPSCKFSLPKRNVSLSDAGTYYCAVASRGGMLFGGGMRLDVGKQSACPGSLLVLIYCLSAALLVSFIVILIMACILYKMTRTGRFESQVGQLQQSNSEYFADNQSDDSAALQYVALDFKKRAKARRQKGTDERETIYAGVRQTDED is encoded by the exons ATGTTTGGCTTTTATCTGCTCCTGGTTCCTCTCATTAGAGCCT ATGATGTAAAGCCATGCTCTCTTCTCTACGCTAACCTTGGGGACAACGTGACTATACCTTGTTTCTGTCCAGCCAGCACCAATCATGTGTCATGGTACAAACAAGCTGCCGGGGGAAACCCTCAAATTATATCATATTCTTATTTCGGTGATAAAAATAACTTTCAGCCCCCGTTTAAAGACAGCCGTCGATTTTCAGTGGACTCGGGAAAAGGGTTTTATCATCTGAAACTCTTTGATATCCAGCAGTCTGATTCAGCCACGTACTACTGCGCAAGAACCATTATTGCGGTGACAGAATTCGGCAATGGAACTTTTTTGGCTCTCAAAG AGCCCAGTCACACGACTTTCCTTCAGCCGCCGGTGGCTCAGTCTGTCCGTCCAGGAGACTCGGTGACCGTGAACTGCACAGTGCCCGCTGCGCTCTGTGATGGACCCCACAGCATGTACTGGTTCAGACACGACGCAGGAGATTCCCACCTGGAAATCATACACACCAACAATGAAAGGTGCGGCCGGTGCGAGAGGAGCTTTGACTCCGAGTGTCCCGGACCGAGCTGCAAGTTCAGTTTGCCGAAAAGGAACGTGAGCCTGTCCGATGCTGGGACGTACTACTGCGCCGTGGCTTCACGTGGAGGGATGCTGTTCGGGGGTGGAATGAGGCTGGATGTTG GGAAACAGAGTGCATGTCCTGGGAGTTTGCTCGTCTTGATATATTGCCTGAGTGCAGCACTGCTTGTGTCTTTTATCGTGATCCTCATCATGGCCTGCATCCTCTACAAAATGACCAGGACGGGACGCTTTGAGAGTCAAG tggggCAACTCCAGCAAAGTAACTCAGAGTACTTTGCTGACAACCAG TCTGACGATTCTGCTGCCTTGCAATATGTGGCTCTGGATTTCAAAAAGAGGGCCAAGGCCAGGAGACAGAAAGGCACGGACGAAAGGGAGACCATTTACGCTGGAGTGAGACAGACGGACGAGGATTAA